The Carassius auratus strain Wakin chromosome 19, ASM336829v1, whole genome shotgun sequence genomic sequence ACGGACTTGTCCTCTGGATGCACCAGATCCCTGGGCAGTATGTGAGGTTTAGTTCTGTGGCTCATGCTGTAGGAGCGTCTGGGTGGGATGGAGAAGGTCTCCAAGTCCTCCCCACCCAATGTGGACATCGAGGATGCGGCCAAACAGTTGCTCAGTCCAAAGTGACTTTCTTGCTGCAGATCCAGTGCAAAGTTGGTCCCCCGTTCCTCTGTGCAAAAAACCTCCTTACTGTTGTTACAAGAGCTGGAGGAGTGAATCGAGGGGGTGGAGGAAGAGTCCTGATGATGAAGGACCTCAGTGTGCACCGTGTCTTGCTGCTGAATGCTGTCCTCCTCATCCATGCTCTTCACTTGGAGTAGAGGCTCCGAACTGGACATTTCTTGCAGACAGAGGATGTTCAGGTGGGCTGCAGGTAAACTGCTGACCCATTGGTAGTGGCTGGCAAGAGAGTTCACCTGCAAGAGGTCTGCTGAGGGAACAGCTGCAGAAACAGAGCAAATGACGCTCCGCATCTGCGCCAGAAGCATTTGAGTTTCTCTATCCCGGTTCTCATAGAGTACTGTATTGGCACAAATAAGTATGAAGAGTCCAACTCCCATAATGACAGGTCCTAGTAGTTTCATCCTTTCACTATGAACCAGACTTGCTGCTGAAAACAGTCCTTTGGACCCTAATCCCCATCCTGATGCACTTCCAGAGGATCCTTCCTCTGCCGTGTCCACTGATGATCGATGGGACCTGTACGGCCAGTAGCCGGCCACAGCAAGCGAAGtgccaacaacaacaaccaccacCCCAAGCACCAGAAAGGCACCCGGCATGGAACGGATACGCAGCTTTCCCTGgattacaccttctttctttctcCTGGAGTGAAGACTGAAACGTGGCAAGCGCTGGCGGGAAGGCGTGGCTGACCTCCGGCCGTGGGACTTCTGAGTCCGCATGGCATAGACTGGTCTGTAATGGTCCCTAATGGGAGTCTGAAAAGGTGAAGAGGGAAAAGCAAGATTAAGATTTAGGTTGGGTGTTGACAATCATTCAGCAATGCATTCAaatttttcatttgaatgtttGCTTCAGATTcctaaactgaaatataaaatatgttctaCAACTACTAATAATCCCTTGTTTGCTGTAAATTGAAACATTGATGCTAATGGggctgggattttttttttcctttagtcCCACTCAGACTTGTTTGTTATAATGGCTTCTATTAATATTTAATCCATGGTGGCGtgtcttgttttaaataatttaagaaaacaagcacagTGATTTCTACATAACAGCCTGCAAAAAAGtacttaataataaattaaaggaaTGTTTCAGGTTAAACACAAGTCAAGCTCTTGACTCATTGTGCTGTGTAAACAAATTAATGAAATGGACGATTAGCCTGTGGACTTTAATTGTATTTGCATAACTGTTTTTACAAACTGTTGGATGAGTTTAAAgcgaaataaaaagaaaaaaggctgGCAATGTATGAACCAGTGCATCTTGCACTTTGAATCaagatttttaaagatttaatcaAAGATTTAGTTAAAATTTGCAGCATGAAATTGTGTATACATAGAGTAACACCCTTCATGATGGTGTACCACAAACAAATCATAAACTGTATTTAAATCAATCGTATAGGCTATAAATATACTTAGAAATAAAGTGGCTGATGCTGTGTTTTATTGCAGCGAGAGTATTCCCAGTCCCTCAAACAATTTgtaaactgttgaataaagtttaAGGCATGACATATTTCTTTAATACACTGACAGATAAAGTAGCCAGCTGGATTCCCAAAGGGAGCTCCAGATATTAAACAAGCATAGTTGATTTGAGGTCATTTCTTTATGTTGTTGATTTTAACTTGAAGAAGAAACAGGTGTGCAGGGGAAACCACTACGAATCTCCAAAGTCCATGACACTTTTGGCCGAGGAAGAATGTGGGGGAAAAACAACAGTCCATAACTGAGAAATGATATGTGGCTAATTCACTCTGGAAATACCAAACGCTCCGTTGGCAGAGGTTTCTCAGCaactctgaaaatgtaatttacaattcTGCCAACTCACTTGATTTGTTTAAACTCATGGGAGATGCTTTGACTGTTCTGCTAGAATACTTAAATCAGATATAAACATGTCagtattctaaaaaataaaaagtgtatgaCCAAATGTAAACAACTGAGGTTGtggtaaaaaatttatataataataataacaataacaataataataataataataattcccttttgaatttaatattgaataataaacTCCATAAGTAAAATGAGatgcacacagaaaaacaatctATAGTACATGCATCTTGGAGCATATGTTTGGACTGATTCATCAAAAGGCAGGACTGATGAATTCCAGACCTCTTTTTTCCATTACCAAGTTCAGCTTTACTTTTAATGACTGTGAACTCTGGTTTCCAAATGGGTGAAATTAATTATACAAGagtttaaaatataaacagcagATGTAGATCAATCGTTCAATCCGAATTGTGCTGAATGTTTCAAATTATTGTTTGATTATTTGCACAGATTATTATTTAAGCACCCAAGACAGGGAGAACTCTACATGTGTAGCTGAATTCGACTGTCGCATACATTCGTGTCTGAACACTCAAATATTCCTGCAATCATTGGCATAAATGCATGTACAGTCTAAATTGATCGTGTCAGACTGATTTCCATGTTGCATGTAAAACGAAGAGAAAAAGtctattcaaaattatttttttgacattGCAGTATGCATCATAAAACAGTTGTAGCtgtaatttcacacacacacaaaaaataataaacttttttttcttaataaggCTAAATCTCCATTCATTTGTGCATACCAtacataatgcatatatatacatatatgtgtgtgtgtgtgtgtgtgtgtgtgtgtttaaaaatgcACCACATGTGATCCATTACTTATTGTAATTCATTATAATTTCAGGCACATTTCTGGACGCTTCTAAAAGATTGACCCGCTTGTGCTAAAATGATCAAAACACAtcaaaacatctctttttttctcaaatcttAAATTCATTCATTCCAATAAATCTATGCCCCTCTCTGTAAATCCACTGTAATTAAACAGCTCTTCATACTGAAGGCACAATTTCTCGATTTGCGTCCAAACTTGAGATTAGACTCCATCAATAACATTACAAATCTACCGACCTCTAATAAGGTCAAGTCAGTTGCTGTATTGATATTGACGGCGTTCTAAATGTATCAAAGGCGAGATATTGAGAATGCGCTGACTTGCCTTTGTTACAATGTATCGCGTCAACGTTCCATCGTTCTACCGCGCTGGACACGCGCGTTCGTGATGTTCTTCACCCGCTGCGAAGTTTCGCGGTTCTCCATCAGTCCAGACGCGCGCCAAGTGCAGTGCGTCTACCATGACAGCGCTTCCTCTCCAGAAGAGGACTTTGAAGGGGTTAAAAGGACGGACTTTCTAAAGGCAGATAAGGTAAATGTGGCTCCATCATCTGTAGTCACCGTCTGTCCGTTCACCAGTGTCCAGGTTTCGTGTTCTTCCCTCAGTGAAGTGTTGAGGAGAGCGCCGCCTTCGTCGAGACCAGACTTCGGTTTGCTTTCCATACAGTCACATTACACAAACATTCAACAGGCTTGATTTCTCTCGCTGGGGTTTTGAACAGTAAAGCCTCTCCGAACTTGTTGGTGGACGTGAATAGATATAGGTTTGTAATGTAATATTGACGGAACAGAAGAggaaaatgttgtggaaaagctGGCACACAAGTACATATGACATACCACGTactggacgttttttttttttttttttttttatcctctctTCTCTGAATGTTGGCGACATCTTGTGGAACTATTTTTACATTAAGCCgcggaaaaaataattttcaattgaaaaaataaacaaataactgaGGTCATTGATCTCAAGGTAATGGTAAGATTTATCAAGCAAAAAAAATGATCAGAAAGAAGACGATGGGGAATTTAAGGTGTTTGGACATCCTTTCCGCTTCATTGAATGGTAAATAGCAACACAAACAATCGTCTAACAAAAATATCTTTGGTTTTCCAGATTCATACTAGTTCAGAATGAAAAGAGTCAATTTACTTTAAACAGCTTTTATACATTGTGCAATAAAAGGTAAACCCAGCACAAAACACCTTTGTAAATGAACTGAATGGACACAGTATTGTGAGgcagttgtttattatttttgtatggaGAACTTTGTTGTAAAAAGACCATAAACTCTGCCCCAGCTTAACAACAACTATGGTACATTTCTAAATATACAATGCAGAGGCAAAGGACATCTACCGTTGGTTTGATTTTACACagtctttatgaataaaatataaatcgcaagcaatttttaaaataaaaacactactaAAAATGATGCATAAGGTTAACAATACCAGTAAATACTGAAATGTGAATATGCAAGCAATTTCCCTAATActacaaactatgaaaaaaaaatttaaaaaaaagacaaaagaaaagaaatgcattttgctTCAAAGAAGAGAAAAATGTAGGGCAGGACAACATTTAGACAAATTTCAgtctatttttgtcattttcaaggaaaaaagaaattaaaaacaagatGCACCATTTTGCTTTTCACAAAAAAGTAACACATTCAGACTTGTTTTCAGATAATAGATCTTGAATTCAGATTTTCTTACCTCAACCACaaactgtcttttttttaatagcaCAAATCTCACCATTTAGTGACAAA encodes the following:
- the LOC113119168 gene encoding transmembrane protein 200A-like translates to MRTQKSHGRRSATPSRQRLPRFSLHSRRKKEGVIQGKLRIRSMPGAFLVLGVVVVVVGTSLAVAGYWPYRSHRSSVDTAEEGSSGSASGWGLGSKGLFSAASLVHSERMKLLGPVIMGVGLFILICANTVLYENRDRETQMLLAQMRSVICSVSAAVPSADLLQVNSLASHYQWVSSLPAAHLNILCLQEMSSSEPLLQVKSMDEEDSIQQQDTVHTEVLHHQDSSSTPSIHSSSSCNNSKEVFCTEERGTNFALDLQQESHFGLSNCLAASSMSTLGGEDLETFSIPPRRSYSMSHRTKPHILPRDLVHPEDKSVSLTGQHKLLPRQSSSEVCVNMVGITSLDFIQMEEQMHRSWPRLDLGSARKYLKLENKEDSVDKFLDQLEQQCLQLNKSYGSGPFQ